The Gouania willdenowi chromosome 3, fGouWil2.1, whole genome shotgun sequence genome includes a region encoding these proteins:
- the kctd3 gene encoding BTB/POZ domain-containing protein KCTD3, with protein MAMDGNGSSPPGMGEIIQLNVGGTRFSTSRQTLMWIPDSFFSSLLSGRISTLRDETAAIFIDRDPTAFAPILNFLRTKELDLRGVNISVLRHEAEFYGITPLVRRLLLCEELDRSSCGSVLFHGYLPTPAIPARKSNPAVGASCSSSDERAGPSAGVEGFARVGPLPPVSFSASAGTEDGNKLGPPIDPRKVLIVAGHHNWIVAAYAHFVICYRIKESSGWQQVFSSPYLDWTIERIALNAKVVGGPHGDKDKMVAASSESSIILWSIQDGGSGNEIGVFSLGVPVDDLFFIGNQLVATSHTGKVGVWNAVTQHWQVQDVVPITSCDTAGSFLLLGCNNGSIYYIDMQKFPLRMKDNDLLVTELYHDPSNDSITALSVYLTPKTSVSGNWIEIAYGTSSGAVRVIVQHPETVGSGPQLFQTFTVHRSPVTKIMLSEKHLVSVCSDNNHVRTWTVTRFRGMISTQPGSTPLASFKILSLEETESHGSYCSGNDIGPFGERDDQQVFIQKVIPITNKLFVRLSSTGKRICEVQSVDGTTISCFMVRECEASSRMGSRPRRYLFTGHGNGTIQMWDLTTAMDTANRGEECRKEDIGGPTEEELLQLLDQCDLSTSRCATPNISPAPSVLQHTRVRESCSSLQLQTQEPHVENQATYGAVRPYRESPLLARARRTESFNSYRDFQNLGLSRGILDGAGQTSNHPSDARHSLCDFSSEDSERKSSLHEFWASRATCASSSSIFGAVTAAAAKGESSQESCRQPPQSPIPGGDVRRKGLPQPEEGEAAASEGDAVKAEGAVRKKGVLEGGFLGRKRAPPVPHLSSLTSGSDGGSDSSTNASPSPTKLAFSTSPRQRKFTPDPSNQDSSL; from the exons ATGGCTATGGACGGGAATGGTTCATCACCACCAGGGATGGGAGAAATCATCCAGCTGAACGTTGGAGGGACGAG GTTCAGCACCTCTAGACAGACTCTGATGTGGATCCCAGACTCTTTCTTCTCAAG TTTGCTAAGTGGGAGGATATCTACTCTTCGTGATGAAACTGCGGCG ATATTTATCGACCGAGATCCCACAGCATTTGCACCCATTCTGAACTTCCTTCGGACCAAAGAACTGGACCTGCG ggGCGTCAACATCAGCGTCCTGCGACACGAGGCAGAGTTCTATGGGATCACCCCTTTAG tgCGCCGCCTGCTGCTTTGTGAAGAACTGGACCGTTCATCATGTGGCAGTGTTCTCTTCCATGGTTACCTACCAACTCCAG CCATTCCTGCTCGGAAGTCTAATCCAGCCGTGGGAGCTTCTTGTTCGTCCTCTGATGAACGTGCTGGTCCCAGTGCAGGAGTGGAGGGCTTTGCTCGCGTtggtccacttcctcctgtttCTTTCTCTGCATCAGCTGGAACAGAGGACGGTAACAAACTAG GTCCCCCGATTGACCCAAGGAAAGTTTTGATCGTTGCAGGACACCACAACTGGATCGTTGCAGCCTATGCACACTTTGTCATCTGCTACAG GATAAAGGAATCCTCAGGATGGCAGCAGGTGTTTTCCTCCCCCTACCTGGACTGGACCATTGAACGTATTGCACTAAATGCCAAAGTGGTGGGTGGTCCGCATGGAGACAAGGACAAAATGGTGGCTGCATCCTCTGAAAGCAGTATCATCCTGTGGAGTATCCAGGATGGAGGCAGTGGGAATGAGATAG GTGTATTCAGTCTGGGCGTACCTGTTGATGATCTTTTCTTTATTGGAAACCAGCTGGTGGCTACGAGCCATACAGGGAAGGTTGGGGTGTGGAATGCTGTCACACAACACTGGCAG GTTCAAGATGTAGTTCCCATTACCAGCTGTGACACAGCTGGATCCTTCCTTCTACTGGGATGCAATAATGGCTCCATCTACTACatag ACATGCAGAAGTTTCCTCTGAGAATGAAAGACAATGACCTTCTGGTGACTGAGCTCTATCACGATCCTTCAAATGATTCCATCACTGCGTTGTCTGTTTACCTTACACCTAAAACCA GTGTAAGTGGAAACTGGATAGAGATTGCCTATGGGACCAGCAGTGGTGCAGTGAGAGTGATCGTCCAGCACCCAGAGACTGTGGGTTCAGGTCCGCAGCTCTTTCAGACGTTCACAGTACACAGGAGCCCCGTGACCAAGATTATGTTGTCTGAAAAACACTTGGTGTCAG TGTGTTCCGACAACAACCATGTTCGGACATGGACGGTGACCCGGTTCAGAGGAATGATCTCCACACAGCCAGGCTCCACCCCTCTGGCTTCTTTTAAGATTCTGTCCCTGGAGGAGACGGAGAGCCACGGCAGCTACTGCTCTGGGAATGACATCG GTCCCTTTGGGGAGAGGGATGATCAACAGGTGTTCATCCAGAAGGTCATCCCCATCACCAACAAACTCTTTGTGAGGCTCTCGTCCACTGGTAAAAG GATCTGTGAAGTCCAGTCTGTGGACGGGACCACCATCTCTTGCTTCATGGTACGGGAGTGTGAAGCCTCCAGTCGAATGGGGTCTCGGCCTCGGCGCTATCTGTTCACCGGTCACGGCAATGGCACCATCCAGATGTGGGACCTCACCACTGCAATGGACACTGCTAACAGAGGAGAGGAGTGCAGGAAAGAAG ATATCGGGGGGCCCACAGAGGAGGAGCTGCTCCAGCTGTTGGATCAATGCGACCTGAGCACCTCCCGCTGTGCCACGCCAAacataagccccgccccctctgtGCTGCAGCACACACGAGTCAGAGAGTCCTGCTCAAG TTTGCAGCTACAAACGcaggagccacatgttgagaaccaGGCTACATATGGAGCTGTGCGACCCTACAGGGAGAGCCCTCTACTGGCCCGGGCTCGACGAACAGAGTCCTTTAACAGCTACAG AGACTTTCAAAACTTGGGCCTGAGTCGAGGAATCCTGGACGGCGCTGGTCAGACGTCCAATCATCCGTCTGACGCCCGTCACTCGCTCTGTGACTTCAGCTCTGAGGACAGTGAGAGGAAATCCTCACTGCATGAGTTCTGGGCTTCCAGAGCCACCTGTGCCAGCTCCAGCTCCATCTTTGGAGCCGTGACTGCTGCCGCGGCTAAAGGCGAGAGCAGCCAGGAATCGTGTCGGCAACCTCCACAGAGCCCCATCCCTGGAGGGGACGTGAGGAGGAAGGGGCTCCCTCAGCCGGAGGAAGGAGAGGCTGCTGCTTCAGAGGGGGATGCTGTGAAGGCTGAGGGTGCTGTGAGGAAGAAGGGggttctggaaggaggttttctgGGTAGGAAACGGGCTCCACCAGTGCCTCATCTCTCCTCTCTCACATCAGGATCTGATGGTGGCAGCGACTCATCGACAAACGCCTCACCTTCACCCACCAAACTGGCATTCTCCACCTCGCCGAGACAAAGGAAGTTTACACCAGATCCGTCCAATCAGGACAGCAGCCTGTGA